Sequence from the Rhodococcus jostii RHA1 genome:
CGTGGGTGATCGATTCGAGCCGGGACGGTGCGAGGTCGGACGCGAGACGGCCCCACAGCCGGCGCCGCTGGTCGATCGGGTACTGCACCGAGTCGATGCCGAGCAGGCTGACACCCCGCAGGATGAACGGCAGGACCGTGGTCTCCAACTTCGGTCCGCCGGTCAGCCCACTCGCCGCGACCGCGCCCCCGTATTCGATGGTGCTGAGCACGTGCGCCAGGGTGGCGCCGCCGACGCAGTCGACGGCGGCGGCCCACTGGGCCTTGCCGAGCGGACGCGGTTTCGTATCGGGCTCCGGAAGTCGTCCGATCACCCTGCTCGCGCCCAGTTCGGTGAGCAGTTCCGCCTTCTCCGGCTTTCCGCTCGACGCGACCACCTCGAAGCCCGCCGCCGACAGCAGGTCGACGGCGACGGTGCCGACGCCGCCACTCGCACCGGTCACGAGCACCGGACCGTTTCCCGGCTCGACACCACGGGACAGCAGCGCCTCCACGCTCATCGCGGCCGTGAAACCGGCGGTCCCGATCGCGGCGGCGGTGCGGGTGGACATGCCGTCGAGTTTCACCACCCAGTCCGCCGGGACACGGGCGAACTGCGCGTACCCGCCGTGGCGGGCGGTGCCGATGTCGTAGCCGTGGGCGACGACCGTGTCACCGACGGAGAACTCCGGGGACTGCGACTCGACGACGGTGCCTGCCACATCGATGCCGGGCACGATGGGGTACTCGCGGACCACTCCACCCTTCGGCGTGAGAGCCAGCGCGTCCTTGAAGTTCACGCTGGAGTACTCGACCTGGATCGTGACCTCGCCCTGCGGCAGGAACGACTCGTCGACCGTCTCCTGGGAGAGGCCGATGGCGCCCTCGTTCTCGCGAGCGATCCAGGCGGTGAATTCCTTCATCAGCTTGCTCTCCTGACCTCGGGGGTGCGTCGAGACCATCATGCGACAACCGTGTCCCGCAGACGAGGCCGGGGCGAAGTTCCCCGGATCAGAAGCGCAGGAGCACCTTGCTCGACGA
This genomic interval carries:
- a CDS encoding MDR family oxidoreductase — translated: MKEFTAWIARENEGAIGLSQETVDESFLPQGEVTIQVEYSSVNFKDALALTPKGGVVREYPIVPGIDVAGTVVESQSPEFSVGDTVVAHGYDIGTARHGGYAQFARVPADWVVKLDGMSTRTAAAIGTAGFTAAMSVEALLSRGVEPGNGPVLVTGASGGVGTVAVDLLSAAGFEVVASSGKPEKAELLTELGASRVIGRLPEPDTKPRPLGKAQWAAAVDCVGGATLAHVLSTIEYGGAVAASGLTGGPKLETTVLPFILRGVSLLGIDSVQYPIDQRRRLWGRLASDLAPSRLESITHDVPIADVVSVIDQVRAGTYSGRAVVGVAPVSTY